The Antechinus flavipes isolate AdamAnt ecotype Samford, QLD, Australia chromosome 5, AdamAnt_v2, whole genome shotgun sequence DNA segment GGATACAAGGGTGACATCAGGAGCACTGAGGGTGGGCCAGTGGGAGGGATAGTGTCCCGTCTGGGAGTCCAGACAGCTCATGGCTCCAAGGAGGAAGTGTAATTATCTGGCCATCCAACAACTAGGCCCTTCCCGATCCTGCATATATAATGAGCCTGTAATCAACACCCAGCCCAGCTCTGAGGAGTCTGCAATCTTGGAGACAGAAGAGATAATTACAAATGAGGGGGGAAATAGTCTGTTGTAGCTGGGAGAGACATTAGAAGagaggatgtcagggctgggagagggtttaaaacagggaatgtcagagctgggaggggcctgagaacaagggatgtcagggctgggagggagtttagaacaggggatatcagagctgggaagactttagaacaaagaatatcaGGGCTGGAAGGAGCCTTATAGGTCACCACCACCTCCTTTGACCAATAAGAAAACCGAAATTCAGAGAGAGGAAATGTCATGGACCAGATCACAGAGCTGGTTAGGGGCAGTGCCAGATTGAGAGCCATTTCCACCCCACCACAGGTGCTCTTCACCCATCTGAGCAACTTCCCAAAACACAGTGGCAAGAAGTGAAACCCCACCAGTTTGGGGGGAGAGATGTGTAGCGGGGACAAGAAAGACAAGGTTTTTAGGGGATCCCAGAGTTCTTCAGATTAAATTGTGGAATTAAAGTTTTGGAGATTTTCTAGACCACTTCTTTgatttttacaaatggggaaattgagatgcAGAAATCTCAAATTACTGCCAAGGCCACAATTAAGATCTAGACCTTAGCTGGACCCCAAGATGCCATCTAGTCTCTCCCCCTGTCCCCCAACAATtacactttacaaatgagaaacctgAGCCCTGTCTTGCCTAAAGTCTTGTAGCTCAGGAATAATTAATTGGCAATGCAAATCTAGATCCAGAGCCTTCACATCCAATCCCCTTTCCAAACGGAAGCCTGTCCTAACCCTTACCCTCACCAGATCCATTTAGGTTATTCTGGGTAGGACAGGCTAGAATCAGATTTTAGCCTGAAAAACATGCACTTGATTTGAAAGTTTGATAATTGTATGTCAGTGTAATTAATTGGTCTCTATTCTAATTCTGTGTGTTTCATTTTATGTTTAGAAACATGATTCTGAAAAGTAAGTCGATAGCTTGCACAGCACTGGCCTAAGGTGTCCAAGGCACTAAAAAGCTTAAGAACTCTAGCATTAAATCACCATCACTTAAATTTGGGGGAAAACTCCCCTCTACaaaaaattctacttaaaatCAGCTACTTGACTGTTGACAAAGTTACTGAACTTCAATTtggccatctgtaaaatgggcatggtagtaaaaattatatatatatgtatgtatgtttccatatgcataaatatgtgtacataggtatatgtgtgaatacacacactaaaatgaatgataaatacTTACCAACTTATCTCAGGGGATTGTCGAAAGctttaacactttaaaaaagaTCAGCCAACCCATGGAGGAGGGAGGTATTTTAAGAGCACAAATACAGGCTTTTCTTTGCAGCTTTTGACCCTATTTGTCTCCGGTGACAAACCCTATCCAGAATCTGCTTCCACATGTGCCAGAAAGTCCAGGAAATTCCACAGTGCCCTGCCACTAAAGGGGAAAAGGCAGCATAGTAGTGTATTAGAAAGAATTCTGGCTTTTATGTCAAAAGATGACTTTCCAGCAAAGAAAATGATGCAATTGCAAGAGGGCTGGAGTTTTGTTAAAaggattttgtttgattgtttttttcccttcttttcttttttctttctttcctttcctctttctttccttccttccctcttttcttctttcttcatttttcttccttccttctttcttcctttcccttcctttcttttcttcctgtacTTCCTTCcagtctttctctccttcctttcttctttcttatcttttccttcattcccttccttcttccattcctccctccttccctccctccttccttttttctttcttagttccctctttccttcctttctttttatctaatcttttcttttttaccttcttctttctttcctttcttccttccttctttccttttttctttcttactttcctcctttcttatttttttccttctttctctttcctcctccctccctcctattccttcctttcttccttcctttccttattcctttcttcttcccttcttttttctctaggagtagaaaaggaaagtaaattattgttcattgaaaaaaaattaccaaaaggGAAGTAAGATAACTCTTGGATCAGAGAACCAAGGTTTGAAAGCTGGCTAGCTCCGTGATCTTGGGTAGAACATTTAATGTCTCTCAGTCTTCGTTTTCTTATCTTACTTATCATCTTAAAATGAGGCAATAGTCTAGCTGACGTCTAatattccttccagctccaagcCTATCTTCTTATGACAGTGATTGGAGAAAATCAATTTCTAGGTCAATGGAAGGGGGAttagattgggggggggggattagaGGGCCTTAAATGAGGGATTAGAAACTGCATTCTCCCTAACCACATCCTTTTCAAAACAGTAGATTAGTCTGTTGACCAATCCagcaaatttctaaaaattctctGAGGCTGTCTTGCCCTAATCTGGCATCCTAAATTACAAGGCAGACTTCCCCACACTTATCCCAGAGCCTTTTGATCCCTTCCCATCTGTCCTCTGTAAAAAacatcagagttggaaggaaactcCCATTCTATGTAGTCCAACCCGCATGCAGTCTACAGCCCAGAACAGAAGGATCAATTCATATAATGGTTGAATTTCATTGATCTTCCCTCATCCCCACCCCCATTCATTTTTACAGGGAAAAGGGAAATCCCAAAAGAAAGACGGTAGcttttccaagatcacagagtGAATTATTGGGAGAGCCTGGGTTTGACCCACTCTTCTGATTCCTAACCATCTAGTACAAGATCCTTGTTTCTTGTCCATCCCCGGCTCCTACTCCAAGCTACCTGATATCTACtatttcaggaaataaaaaaaaaaaaaaaaataaataaatcgtgtctttttttttttttcaaagatgccTGGAAGGGATCTTGGGATCCTAGCTTTAGATTGGAAGAGAGtttaaaaatcactgaatttAACTTCCTTATTCCACCatgaaagaaactgagatacacTAGGTTTACTGCCTTGTCATGTCTAGTAAATTAGCCAGGAAAGGACAATCACCGGAGCCAGATTAgggttcaaatactacctccTGTGACCTGAGCCAAGCCACACAATATTAGGCCAAACCTTGTTTGTTTCAAGTACCCTTTAAGCGATCTGGTAAAGAATATAGATCTCTcctaagaataataattttaaatgcacacgataaaatatatgagattacaaagaaaatcaaaggttgctaaaaaatttaaatatatgtgtaatataggAATTACTCTTGaactttattaattaaattaaaaattaagttatataatttatatacaatatataaattgTAAGTATAGATACACAAGATtgcatatacaattatatataaaattgcattatatatacaaaattgtatatgtaaatatacaatataaaattgtatatacaaatatagaaattatatgtcaaattcaattatatatttaatacataaattatatgttaaattatatattaaatatatttacatatataatatactatcacacaatgtgaatatatttttatatttaagtatgtgaaatgtgtttatatattaaattaaaatatttaaatataatatgtaaacatatgtaaatatatttacatacatgtttTATACaatgtgaatatatttttatatttaaatatatgaaatgtgtttatatagcaaatatatttaaatataatatgtaaattatatatatattttttgtgcaTTCAAGTTTTTGAACCCTCTGAGATCCAGAGCCCTTAATAGGGGGAAGGGATTTTCTGTCCTCCAAATAAAGGCTTCTTTATCGAGAATCTACTTTTTGATCCTGTGATTTGACCCaatattttcctgactccagagccatcACATCCCACATTTTCTTGGCTATCCAGTCCCATCCAGACACCCCACTCACTGTCCCTAAGGGGGCTGGTCTCAAAGCCCTCTAAGGATCTCGGAACCCAATGATTGTCTCCCAAGCCAGCGCTCATTCGAAGCCTCCTTCCGCTTCTCTGAGGATGTTGGCTTTTAAAGGGGCCTCtctgaaaaggggaaaatgacaaactTGGGGGTGAGCTTGCCGCTCCCCTTCTAACTCCCCATTCGGTTTCTTTCAACCCCTGGGAATTGTGAAACGGAAGTTTCAGAGACCAGTCCAAAGAAGAATGAGCCCGGATAAATGCTgagaaaaagcatttttcttggtttttaatcAGCCTGAGACAAGACCAAAAATGTCACTGTGGTTTGGGGTTATGTCTTCTGTGACCTTGGATGCTACTGCACATGTAGGTCACCTCAAGCACCAGCAAATGTAAGCACGGAGTGCATCTCCAACCCTTTTGGTTCCCGCCCACAGAGCACCAGGGCCTGACCCGCCCATGCAGGCCAGGAGGAATTAGCACCAATGAGCTGGAGGCCAATCCTGAAGGAAAGAGATTGGGTACCATGGAGGGAATGGGGCGGGGAGGGAAGGAATTAAAGATCTCAGCTCTGTCCCTTCCACCCTGGATGCTTCCCGAGGGGCCCATTCCCCAAGGGTCCCTGGGAGAGGTTATCTAGTGCAGGGGGGTCCAAACCCCTCAATTGTAGGGGAGATATAGTGTGACATCCTTGAACCCCATTTCTAGGCCTCTCTCCCTCACCCCAAGTGACtcttagaatcacagatttgTAGAACCCAGGTTATCTCATCTAAcccttttctgttctttcctcttgagagtcaggaagaattagacatgcccttcctttgtttttctcccctttccaagtATCCCAGGCCTGCTGGGGGGAAGGGTAAATCTTCCtgttctcctctccctctcccttgctCAGCCTTGGCCCTTCATAAGTGGGGAGCACCAAGATGAACCTGAAGGCAAGACTGATTTGGGTTTCCTTAGCACCATAGGAAAAGGGGGAGTTTAACAAGGTGAGCTTCACATTATAGGCCGCAGCCTGCCCTAGGCAGGGGCAGAGCAAGTGGAGAGGAGAATGGGTTGGCCTTGGGGTCCCTGGGAAGCTGACCcatggagaaaagggagagaaaggggccCTTGTCTGCCCATCTCTGTCTTGAGAGAACAGAGGAACAGGCTATTCCAAGGGTCGAGGAAGCCTGGAGGCCTCACCAGGGTGGAAACCCAGCTGTGGCCCAGCTGTTTATCAAGGGCTGGCCAGTGGAGGCTggtaggaaggggaaggaaaccACCAGAGAATGGACTGCCGGGTGGTCTTTGCTTTGATATCTGGTCCTATTTTACTCTTTATCCACAGAGAGACCGTCCCCTGCCTCTGGTCTTTGAGTGTCTATGCTTTGGATTCAGTAATGTGAGGGATGGAGGAGGGCAGGAAGGACACTGAGAAAAGGgtgggagggagtagggggaagccACTGATGATGGGGGAAACATCCAGAGAACAGGGGGCAAGGGAGCAGGAGCTGGGGGAGAAGCATTAGAAGTCACAGGCCTAGGTGGAGAAGCGGGGAGACAGAGGGGAGCCCAGAAGGAAGAGGGCCCCCCCGGGCAGGAATTAGTGTCCCCAGAGTACAGTGTCAGGCagataataggtgcttaataaatgcatatggaatgaatgaatggaataatGGAAGGACtatgaaggagagaagagagaaggggagaagaaaaaagggacagatagatgagtaaactgaggccagagAAGGAACATGATTTGCTCAAGTGGAATATCTAGTTAGGAGGGAAGTTTGGGGAGCCCTGGGGGGCTTGATTGCCCCCTTCCACAGCATGGTTGAAGAGGTGGAAAAGATGGGAGAAGTGTTGGGAGGATACAGATTGGGGGGAGTTGAGGGGGAGTTGAGGGGGTCACTCATCCCCTGGCTTGATGAGATGGCCGCTAAAGGTGATGTATGTATCCACATCATCGCTGTAGATGGCGTTCTCCCGCTGGTGCTTGAAGAGGCGCACCCAAGCGCGGTCCCCAGAGGCCATCTCCAGCAGGACACTCTGGCTCTGCATGATGCTGCGATCACTGGGCTGTGCGTACAGGATGACGGTGGGCTCCTCATTGCGCATCAGGTGCAAATAGGTCTCCTTGAAGTTCCAGGTGTGGACATTGAGGCTGAAGTAGTAGATGCCGGCGATGGGGGCCGAGAAGTGGCCCGAAAACATATCAAATCGGCCATCCAGGTTGACGAAGACTGTATCGAAGAGCAGGGGCTGATAGTCCTCGGTGCTGTGCAGGGCCTTCTTACGGCCCACGGAGAAAGCCGAGTACTGTGTCTTGCACGGCTCCCCAGGGCTGCCGGCCTGGCCTTTGGCCCCTTTGGGGCCCTGAGGCCCTCGCTCCCCCCGAGAGCCTTCCTTGCCCATCTTCCCAGGTATTCCAAGGGGACCCCGGTCTCCCTTCTCTCCTGCAAAGTAAAGCACATCAGGGTGAGTGGCTATTGCAGGGTGGGAGCTAAGGGCTACTCCTTCCCTATATAGGCCATTTCAATCACCCAAGAATCCATTCCCTCCAAGCAAACACATCCATATCTCCACACAGTTGTGTGGAGAACACCCACTCCCAAAGACACCCCCCCCATTGTATCACAACACCACGAGTTCCACCATAAAAATTCTGCTTACACACAGCAAGAGACAGTCCATAGTTTTAGACATGTGAGGGTCTTACGGAGTATTTAATCCAACCCATCTGTCCCCCAGCTATTAGATGGGCTCTTGTCTCATTGACAGGAGCAAGACACTCAGCTCTCCTTTCATAATCTGACTGGCCAGGAGGGCATCTAGATGCTGATATAGCAGAGTAGGCAATTCCCTAATGTCATAGGTCcataggaaagggagagaggagctTCCAGGAGATGGAACGCGGAGGAAGATGGACACGGTAGCAGAGTAATGGTGAGGAAGAGTAACACAAGTCAGCTCAGCGGACAGAGGCTGCCTCCTTCacagtgggggggtgggggggtggtgTAACATGGTCCAGAGTGCTTAATAACCACAGCACCAAGGATAGAAGAACATGATACTGAGCAAAGCAAGGAAGCAAGCTGAGAACCCAAAGGGAAACAAGAGAACAAAGAGATGGGGAAGCTATTTGATTCAATTAATGGGGCAGCCCAGTAGATAAAATAGTGggcttggaattaagaagatctgagatcaaacactgctgtgtgaccctggctagttATTATCTCCTCTCAGCCTCCCTTTCctatgggtaaaaaaaaaatatatatatatataataggccCTGCCTCACAGGATTGtagtgaataaaattaaattgccTTAAAACAGCTAGCTATTCTTGTAGTCACCCATAATGCAAGGCTCTTTCTAGTTATGATTTGAGGCTTTGTTTTAATGGATTGTAATCAACTCTCTGGCAAAGACCCCGTCTAATAATGACACCCATTAGAAAGAAGGTTGTACCCTCTGCTTTGCTAAAGCAAATGTAATGGTAGAGTAGAAGCTCCATTATCTT contains these protein-coding regions:
- the C1QTNF6 gene encoding complement C1q tumor necrosis factor-related protein 6 isoform X2, which codes for MATASLTPRWAALLLPLLVLGMPTEEPTPETPSPVPGGCRRCCQESEPLNPEMASPTAVPYVIPEVRPYINITILKGEKGDRGPLGIPGKMGKEGSRGERGPQGPKGAKGQAGSPGEPCKTQYSAFSVGRKKALHSTEDYQPLLFDTVFVNLDGRFDMFSGHFSAPIAGIYYFSLNVHTWNFKETYLHLMRNEEPTVILYAQPSDRSIMQSQSVLLEMASGDRAWVRLFKHQRENAIYSDDVDTYITFSGHLIKPGDE
- the C1QTNF6 gene encoding complement C1q tumor necrosis factor-related protein 6 isoform X1 is translated as MVTMATASLTPRWAALLLPLLVLGMPTEEPTPETPSPVPGGCRRCCQESEPLNPEMASPTAVPYVIPEVRPYINITILKGEKGDRGPLGIPGKMGKEGSRGERGPQGPKGAKGQAGSPGEPCKTQYSAFSVGRKKALHSTEDYQPLLFDTVFVNLDGRFDMFSGHFSAPIAGIYYFSLNVHTWNFKETYLHLMRNEEPTVILYAQPSDRSIMQSQSVLLEMASGDRAWVRLFKHQRENAIYSDDVDTYITFSGHLIKPGDE